The genomic region ATTTATTAAATAAGATATATAATTCTAATTGTAATTTGTATATTTATTGTGATGTTTTAGGCAATAAGGTTTCTGAGATGCATTTTGGGAATATGTATATTAATTTTAATAATGAAAATTACATATTGAAAGAGAATTTTATATGCGAAAATTTTGATGATGTGAGTAGGATTTTTTCTTCTAAGAATGATAAAATATGTTTTGATTCAAAAATGATACATAAAGTTATGCTTATAAATGGTAAAGAAGTAAATAATATAATTTTTGATTTGGTTATAGGGGATTATTTATTAAAACCAGGTAGGGAACGCACTCTTATAAGTTTGTGCAGGGATTATGTATCTGTATCTTTAGATGAGGATGATACTTGTTTAGCAGTTTCATTTTTTGAAGATATCTATAAAACTATTTTAAATAAAATAGATAAATGCAATATGAGAGAACTTTATTTTGAAATCGAACATTTATTATCTCCAATTTTAGCTAGTATTGAATTAGAAGGATTTAGGGTTTCTGTTGAGATGTTAGGAGAATTGAAGGAGAAGTTTGATATAAAAATAAAGGAACACTCTGAAAAAATATATAGTTTATCAGGCGAAGTATTTAATATTAATTCTCCTAAGCAATTAGGTAAGATACTATTTGAAAAGCTGGATTTACCAGTTATAAGGAAGACTAAGACTGGGTATTCAACTAATGCTGAAGTTTTAGAAGCTTTAATGGACAAACATGAGATTATAGAGGAAATTGTAAATTATAGACAGATAACAAAGCTACAATCAACTTACATACTTGGACTTATGGATGTTATAGATTATGATTTTAAAGTTCATACATCTTTTAATCAAACATTAACAGCTACAGGAAGATTATCTAGTGTAGATCCTAATCTTCAGAATATACCTATTAAATATCCTCTAGGTCGAGAAATAAGAAAAGCATTTATTGCGGAGAAAAATAGCTATATATTATCTGCTGATTATTCTCAAATTGAACTTAGAATGCTTGCGCATATATCAGAAGATGATAATATCATAAAAGCATTTAGAGAAAATTTAGATATTCATAAAATGACTGCATCAGAGATTTTTTCTGTTGATGAAGATGATGTAACAAGTGAGATGAGAAATAAGTGTAAGGCTGTTAATTTTGGAATTATATATGGAATAAGTGATTTTGCTTTATCTAATGATTTGAAGATATCTAAAAAAGAAGCTAGAGAGTATATGGATAGGTATTTTAATAGATATGTTGGGGTTAAGAGATATCTAGATGAAATCGTAGTTAAGGCCAAGAAAGATGGTTTCGTGACAACTATTTTTAATAGGAGAAGGGATATTCCTGAGATAAAGTCATCTAATAAAATTATAAGATCTCTTGGAGAAAGACTTGCTATGAATACACCTATACAAGGCAGTGCTGCTGATATAATAAAACTTGCCATGATAAAAGTTTACAATAGGTTAAATGAAGAAAATTTAAAATCTAAAATAATACTTCAGGTTCATGATGAACTTGTGCTAAATGTGTATGAAGATGAGATTGATAGGGTATCTTTAATAGTTAAGGAAGAAATGGAATTATGCTATGATGGGATATTAGTTCCATTGAGTATTAATTTATCTTATGGAAAAAATTGGTTTGAAGCGAAGTAGTGTTGGGGGGAATTATTTGAAAAAGATAGGGTTAACTGGGGGTATAGCTACAGGTAAGAGCACATCAGTTAGAATGTTATTGAAAAAAGGGTTTAAAATTATAGATTCAGATAAGATTGTAGGAAGTATATTAGATGAAGATGAGGAAGTTTTATTGTATATAAAAGATGAATTTGGATGCAAATTTGTTTGTGATAATAAAATCTTAAAGCGTGATTTTGGGGAATATATTTTTTCTCATGACAGCGAGAGGATAAGATACGAAGATTTTATAATGCCTAAAATTTTAAAATGCATAGATAAGGAATTTAAATTTTATGAAGAGAGTAGTGAAGATATTTGTATACTAGATGCTCCTATTTTAATTGAAAAAGGTATACATCTCTCAATGGATTATGTTATATTGGTATGGGCTAAAAGAGATCAACAAATAAGTAGAATTATGCAGAGAGATAATTTGAATAGAGAAAGTGCTATCAAAAGAATAAATGCACAGATGGATATTGATATAAAGAAGAGATTTGCTGATTTCATAATTGATAATTCGAAGGGAGAAGAATGCTTAAAGGATCAAATAAATAAATTGAGTTTATTTTTAAATAATCTCTAATTTGAATGGTGGTACAATTAAATGGTAAAAGTAAGAAATATTATTGCAATTTTAATAGGTCTTGCATTAGCCTTTTTTGTTTCTGTAAGTATTTTGAAATCTCTATATACAGTAAAATATTATAATTATATTGAGAAGTATTCTGCTATGTATGATTTAGATAAATATTTGGTTATGTCTGTTATAAAAGCTGAGAGTAATTTTGATAAAGATGCAGTATCTGTAAAGGATGCAAGAGGTTTAATGCAAATAACACCTCTAACTGCTAATTGGATAGCAGAACAAATAAATTTAATAGAATTTTCTTTAGATAAGTTAAATGATCCAGAGATTAATATATTTATGGGTTGTTGGTATTTAAATAATTTAAGGAAGGAGTTTAATGGAGATTATGTTTTGATTTTATCTGCATATAATGCTGGAAGAGGGAATGTTAATAAATGGTTAAAGAACGAGGAATTTTCTAAGGATGGTAAAAAATTAGATTATATACCATTTAAGGAAACAGAATTATATATAAAGAAAATAGGATTAAATTATAATATTTATAAATATTTGTATAGAGATAAATGATAATATAATTGACAAATAATAATAATATAATTATAATTCTAAGTATATTTATATATTTGCAGGTATGCTGAAATTGGCAGACAGGCTAGATTGAGGGTCTAGTGTGCGTATGCACGTATGGGTTCAAGTCCCTTTACCTGCACCATTTTTGATAGCGATTGTATATAGTACATCGCTATTTTGTTTTTATATTTTATAGGTGGTGTATTTTATGAGTAAAGTGTTAAAGTTAAACCCTCTTTATATGGAGAAAATATGGGGGTATGAGAAATGGATTTTATCAACTCACAAAAATGGAATTTCTTTTGTTGATTCTGATCAGAGAAATTTGCTTGAGTGTATAGGTAGAGAATTGCCTATTCTGATAAAGGAAATAAAGGCGAATAATAACCTGTCAGTACAGGTTCACCCATCAGACGATTATGCTAATAAATATGAGAATGATTTTGGTAAAACAGAGTGCTGGTATGTATTAGATGCTGATAAGGATGCAACTCTTATTTGTGGTTTAAAGGATGGAGTTACTAAAGAAGATTTTAAAAATGCATTGGAATGTTCGAATGTGGAAGGATTGTTGAAAAGAATTAATGTTAAAGTGGGAGATATGATATATATACCAGCAGGAACTGTTCATGCTGTAGAAGGTGGAATAAAAATACTTGAGATACAACAATGTAGTGATGTTACTTATAGGATATATGATTGGGGAAGGGATAGAGAAGTCCATATAGATAAGGCACTGGATGTTATAAATTTTAATAGTGATGTAAATTATGGTAGGATAGAAAATTTTACAAGGTTGGAATCACCTTATTTTATAGTTGAAAAATTAATCATTGACGGGGAATACATAGATCATTGTGGTGATAATTATTGTGTTTATATTTGCTTAAATGGGAGTGGAACTATAACAATGAAAAAAAATGGAAATGCAATAAGTATATCAGAGTTAGATACAATATATATTTCTCAAAACATTGGCTGTAAAATTAACGGGAGCATAGAGGTATTAAAAGTGGTAGATAAAATCACCTTAAATTAGGTGGTTTTATTTATAGTTACAATTCAAGCGATTGTATAAATAGTTTATCAACTACGAAATCATTTTTAAAAAAAAGTAATATATTTGCCTTAGTTTTGATTTTATTATTAATTTGTATGTCATAATGTGTTATATTTTGAGTGATGTATGATGATATATCTAATATATTTTTAGCTTGTAAAATAGAATATAATTTATTAAAACCCTCTAAATTATCGGAATAATTGTTAAATAACAAGTATATTAAACAATCAATTAGATTTTTTAAAACTAAGGTTACTCTTGGCTTAGACAAACTTAGTAATTCTAATGAGGATACAAGTTCATTTTTTATCATGATAATTCCTCCCTTTGTAAATTTTTAAAAATGAATCTAAGTTCATCTTATAATAAATTTGAACTGTTTACTATTATACATTTGTCATATAAAATTGTACAGCAATTTAATATAATTTAAATTTTAACTATAGATGATACTGTGCTTAAAAAGTTAGTATATATAAAAAAGATAGTTATAATATTTTCCGAATTTGGTATAATTATTTAATATGTTAGGCTTTTAGGGTGATATTTAATGAATGAAATTAGAGATAAATATAATAAGTATATAGGAAATGAATTAAGAGACAAAATTTCAAATTTAAATATAGTGATTGGTAATTTCAATAATATTAAGTATACACATAATTTGGGAATATGTACTGCGCTTGAGAAACTTTATAGAGTTTTACCTTACAAAGAAGAGGAAATTAGTTTTTTAAATAAAATTATAAACTCTATTAAGAAATTAGATTTAAATTCTATAATTACATTATGTGATGATTATGAGTTTAGATTTTTTAAGATTTATGATTATTTAATTGATAATTTAAGTCAAAAATTTTTTGATTATCATTTAGCTAGTTTATTTATAGACGTTTTATTGAATACTCACACTGTTAATGGAGTGAATTTATCTTTATTTATATTAAGTTTTTTTAATCCTACAGGATTATGTGAATTATATATTGATAATTTGCAGGAGGATATGGATTATTTAGAGATCGGCTCTTTTGTTATATTAGATAGAAATATTATTAGTAATGAATATTTTTTAGTACTTAATTTGTTTTATAGTGGTAAAAAAATTAATTATCTTTTAAATGAATTTGGAAGAAATTGTAGTATATCTTTAGGATTATTATCATTTGTATTTTATTTATATGAAATTGATTTTTATAATTTAAATGATA from Candidatus Arthromitus sp. SFB-mouse-Japan harbors:
- the polA gene encoding DNA polymerase I, with the translated sequence MERVLILDSNSILNRAFYALPLLSCSEGIHTNGILGYLTMFFKMQEEFNATYVIATFDRKAKTFRHLEYSNYKSGRKSMPNELFEQLEPLKEILKAMNINIFELDGFEADDLIGTLSRIYEEEGFEPIIVTGDKDALQLSSSITKVIITKKGITDKEVYNEEKMIEVYGVTPTEFIDVKAIMGDKSDNIPGVSGIGEKGAISLIKEFKSIENLYENLECLKEGKIKKNLIEGMESAFLSKKLSKINRFVPIDFSLNDMKVYSELDHLRVYELYNKYELKSLLNKINSNNESYEILVNEISSTEDLTDLLNKIYNSNCNLYIYCDVLGNKVSEMHFGNMYINFNNENYILKENFICENFDDVSRIFSSKNDKICFDSKMIHKVMLINGKEVNNIIFDLVIGDYLLKPGRERTLISLCRDYVSVSLDEDDTCLAVSFFEDIYKTILNKIDKCNMRELYFEIEHLLSPILASIELEGFRVSVEMLGELKEKFDIKIKEHSEKIYSLSGEVFNINSPKQLGKILFEKLDLPVIRKTKTGYSTNAEVLEALMDKHEIIEEIVNYRQITKLQSTYILGLMDVIDYDFKVHTSFNQTLTATGRLSSVDPNLQNIPIKYPLGREIRKAFIAEKNSYILSADYSQIELRMLAHISEDDNIIKAFRENLDIHKMTASEIFSVDEDDVTSEMRNKCKAVNFGIIYGISDFALSNDLKISKKEAREYMDRYFNRYVGVKRYLDEIVVKAKKDGFVTTIFNRRRDIPEIKSSNKIIRSLGERLAMNTPIQGSAADIIKLAMIKVYNRLNEENLKSKIILQVHDELVLNVYEDEIDRVSLIVKEEMELCYDGILVPLSINLSYGKNWFEAK
- the coaE gene encoding dephospho-CoA kinase (Dephospho-CoA kinase (CoaE) performs the final step in coenzyme A biosynthesis.), whose product is MKKIGLTGGIATGKSTSVRMLLKKGFKIIDSDKIVGSILDEDEEVLLYIKDEFGCKFVCDNKILKRDFGEYIFSHDSERIRYEDFIMPKILKCIDKEFKFYEESSEDICILDAPILIEKGIHLSMDYVILVWAKRDQQISRIMQRDNLNRESAIKRINAQMDIDIKKRFADFIIDNSKGEECLKDQINKLSLFLNNL
- a CDS encoding lytic transglycosylase domain-containing protein, with amino-acid sequence MVKVRNIIAILIGLALAFFVSVSILKSLYTVKYYNYIEKYSAMYDLDKYLVMSVIKAESNFDKDAVSVKDARGLMQITPLTANWIAEQINLIEFSLDKLNDPEINIFMGCWYLNNLRKEFNGDYVLILSAYNAGRGNVNKWLKNEEFSKDGKKLDYIPFKETELYIKKIGLNYNIYKYLYRDK
- a CDS encoding class I mannose-6-phosphate isomerase, which translates into the protein MSKVLKLNPLYMEKIWGYEKWILSTHKNGISFVDSDQRNLLECIGRELPILIKEIKANNNLSVQVHPSDDYANKYENDFGKTECWYVLDADKDATLICGLKDGVTKEDFKNALECSNVEGLLKRINVKVGDMIYIPAGTVHAVEGGIKILEIQQCSDVTYRIYDWGRDREVHIDKALDVINFNSDVNYGRIENFTRLESPYFIVEKLIIDGEYIDHCGDNYCVYICLNGSGTITMKKNGNAISISELDTIYISQNIGCKINGSIEVLKVVDKITLN